The genomic segment GATCGCGTGGCCGAGGAGGGCGCGGAGCGCGAGCGGAGAAGCGGTCATGGCGGTCCCCGGCGGCGGGCTCAGTGGGCCGCGGCCTCGACCGAGATCTCGATGGCGACCTCGTTGCCGAGGACCACACCACCCTGATCGAGAGCCTTGTTCCAGTTGATGCCGAAGTCCTGCCGGTCGATCGTGAAGTGCGTTTCGAACCCCGCTCGGACGCCGAAGGGACTGTCGATGACGCCGAGCACCTCGACCGGGACCGTGATCTCCTTGGTCACGCCGTGCAGCGTCAGATCTCCGGTCACGAGGAGCATGCCGTCCTTGCCGGGGGCCACCTTCTTGCTCTTGAACGTGATCGCCGGGTAACGCGCCACGTCGAAGAAATCGGGCGAGCGCAGGTGGCCGTCGCGCTTGGCGACCCCGGTGTCGATGCTCTTCGCCTCCACGGTGAACTCGACCGACGAGCCCGAGGGATCCTCCGCGTCGTACACGATCGTTCCGTGGAATTCCTTGAACTTCCCGGTCACGTTGGTCAGCAGGTGGCGGATCTTGAAGACCACGCTGGAGTGGGCGGGATCGACCTCGAACGTCTTGGGGGCGGCCGAGACCGTCGCCGGAAGCGCGAGGATGAGGGCCAGCAGGAGCGCCTTGCCTTTCGTCATGGGGTCCTTCCTCCAGGGTCGGCTCCCGCCGCCTCGGCGGGGGGCCGGAAGGGCCTCAATCTCCCCCATCGGCCGGCGGGGCGCAAACGGCCGGCCCCGGCACCGCGGCGGGGGCTTCCCGGTAGCGGCTCACCCTCCCGTC from the Acidobacteriota bacterium genome contains:
- a CDS encoding polyisoprenoid-binding protein, producing MTKGKALLLALILALPATVSAAPKTFEVDPAHSSVVFKIRHLLTNVTGKFKEFHGTIVYDAEDPSGSSVEFTVEAKSIDTGVAKRDGHLRSPDFFDVARYPAITFKSKKVAPGKDGMLLVTGDLTLHGVTKEITVPVEVLGVIDSPFGVRAGFETHFTIDRQDFGINWNKALDQGGVVLGNEVAIEISVEAAAH